In Treponema primitia ZAS-2, a genomic segment contains:
- a CDS encoding 6-hydroxymethylpterin diphosphokinase MptE-like protein yields the protein MLERLAPTGSGFPTIFIGDLVLHSRYNPLVEAERYINSLNFRDGVRFFIFLEPGLDYAVHALRKKFPQACILVLHISAFFTRNTIATAATGEVCSSNGVTGSADAVWGPDSAETVQQFLENHIPDTEASSVAVVEWRPSQAAFGEAYLRLLADTAEFIKRVDANKRTVAAFGRRWFMNTLKNIRLLKRVPQYPTLSMPLVICGAGPSLEEVIPLIKERKKNGSVFILAASSSVSALLAADLIPDLILSTDGGNWALLHLYEALRGELCCKRRSFLGEQDRCQGWAGPVFTASLSAALPSQFESLPWLPISDGSLWQNLLLENTALPFAKLPQRGTVTATALDLAFMLTRGPVYIAGMDLANSGLRTHARPYSFDRLLEEQGSRLKPVYSQSFLRASTIAASGSQSIYAQWFARRIETCPDRIFSLGNNNAVFENFRKGSLSESGQNCVPGFSVPEFIERPVSPASMEGAELLLRSLDSPESRDTLVRELGPLLLNGDPRPSAGAIREALIEASSDNKRGSYE from the coding sequence ATGCTTGAACGGCTTGCTCCTACAGGAAGCGGTTTCCCCACTATCTTTATTGGAGATCTGGTCTTACATTCCCGGTACAACCCCCTGGTGGAGGCGGAGCGGTATATTAATTCCCTCAACTTCAGGGATGGTGTCCGGTTCTTCATATTCCTGGAGCCCGGACTGGACTATGCCGTTCATGCCCTGCGAAAAAAATTCCCCCAGGCCTGTATCCTGGTCCTCCATATATCCGCTTTTTTTACCCGTAACACTATTGCTACTGCCGCAACCGGTGAAGTATGCAGCAGTAATGGTGTTACCGGATCCGCTGATGCAGTATGGGGGCCTGATTCTGCGGAAACGGTCCAGCAATTTCTGGAAAACCATATACCGGATACGGAAGCTTCTTCGGTGGCGGTTGTTGAATGGCGCCCATCCCAAGCTGCATTCGGAGAAGCCTACCTCAGGCTTCTGGCGGACACCGCAGAATTTATCAAACGGGTAGATGCCAACAAGCGGACTGTAGCAGCCTTTGGCAGGCGCTGGTTCATGAATACCCTTAAAAACATAAGGCTTTTGAAAAGGGTTCCCCAATACCCTACCCTTTCCATGCCCCTGGTGATATGCGGTGCAGGTCCCAGCTTAGAGGAGGTCATCCCCCTTATAAAAGAACGTAAAAAAAACGGCTCTGTATTTATTCTGGCGGCCTCATCCTCTGTATCAGCCCTCCTTGCGGCGGACCTGATCCCTGACCTTATTCTCAGCACCGACGGGGGAAACTGGGCTTTGCTGCACCTTTACGAAGCCCTTCGCGGGGAACTCTGTTGCAAGCGGCGAAGCTTCTTGGGTGAACAGGATCGCTGCCAGGGCTGGGCCGGACCTGTTTTTACCGCAAGCCTCAGCGCCGCCCTGCCCTCTCAGTTTGAATCATTACCCTGGCTTCCCATTAGCGACGGCTCCCTTTGGCAGAATCTCCTTTTGGAAAATACCGCCCTGCCCTTTGCAAAGCTTCCCCAGAGGGGAACCGTCACCGCTACTGCCCTGGATCTGGCCTTCATGCTTACCCGCGGCCCGGTGTATATAGCCGGTATGGATCTGGCTAACTCAGGCTTACGCACCCATGCGCGCCCCTACAGCTTTGACCGGCTCCTTGAAGAACAAGGGTCCAGGCTGAAACCGGTTTATTCCCAGAGTTTCCTCAGGGCTTCCACCATTGCCGCATCGGGAAGCCAGAGTATCTACGCCCAATGGTTTGCCCGCAGGATAGAAACCTGTCCGGACCGGATTTTTTCCCTGGGGAACAACAACGCTGTGTTTGAAAATTTCAGGAAAGGGAGCTTATCTGAAAGCGGCCAGAATTGCGTACCAGGGTTCTCTGTTCCTGAATTTATCGAAAGGCCGGTTTCTCCAGCATCCATGGAGGGTGCAGAATTACTGCTCCGATCCCTTGATTCTCCGGAAAGCCGGGACACCCTGGTCAGGGAACTGGGTCCCCTGCTCTTAAACGGCGATCCTCGGCCTTCCGCAGGAGCAATCAGGGAAGCGCTTATAGAAGCCAGCAGTGACAATAAGCGGGGCAGCTATGAATAA